In Mustela erminea isolate mMusErm1 chromosome 7, mMusErm1.Pri, whole genome shotgun sequence, the genomic stretch ACgactgggcaggggtggggggtaccGGGGGGCTGTTCATCAGGATCCATGCTAAGAACTGGTGGGTACTGACGGTGGGGGTACTGGCGGGtactggtgggggggggggcggagtgGGCAGAGGGGGATTCCTCTCACCCCCTTCTCAATTCGACCCCCTACTGAGGATTCATTAGGCCAAGCCTCAGACTCAGACTCAGACTCAGACTCAGACTCAGACACTGTCTCCCTCAGCAGACAGTGCCCAACCTGCGGACCGAAGCACAACTGGAGTCCTGTATTTCAACTTCCACCCACACACATTGctgtgttgggggcagggaggtggcgATCGGTCCCAGCTACTTGCTCCCTATTTCTCCTGGCAACCTGAATGTGAGTCTGGCACCCAGGAGGGTGCACCTAGGAGGCTGGCTCTCCTGCCCTGCCAGCCTCGGGACTCACGTAGGGTGACCAGGGCTCCTGCAAGCTGAGCACAAAGCTGGGAGCAGGACGCAGGGGCATGGATCTAGGCAAGTCCATGGAGGGGGCAGCCACTGTGTCCAGAACCTTCCTACTGTCTCATTTGTCCTTCTAAAAATGGGAAGGATGGAGCTGGTGCACATGACGCTCCCATTTTGCCTTCCACTGCGGCCGTGGCTTTTTCTAAAGACTACTGACTGCCCTGAGACTCAGCACATCCCAGGGTCTGTGCACTGGCCCACGAGAagtggcaggcagggcagggaggagggtcagcTTCCAGGTCTAGGAGACATCAGAAAGCCTAGGGAAGCTGGAAACTGAGGATTCTCTGGCCAGGTCTGGATCCTGGATAACAGACAATAGTGACAATGGGAATCAGGCATTTGACTGCTGGACATCTCAAATGACCCGATTAAATCGTCAGAACCTCGGACAGCAGACAGGACTGGATCTTACCCCCTCTCCACTTCAAGGCTGCAGAACCAGGTGGAGAAAGGTCACCTCTGTCGCAGGCACGCCAGTGTGGAtgctctgcacacacacacacacacacacacatcacacacattcATCAAGGCTCTCACAAGACACAGATATAGCCTTCCTCCAACCCCACAGGCAGATCTTTATATCTCctacacatgcgcacacacagcTGTTGCAGGGAGGTTGGGAAAATGGACATTGTTCTTAGGCATTCTCACAGTTCTTCCTCGTGCACAGATCACATCTAGAGAAATCATTCCAAACTAGTCCTCTGCCTTGGTGGTGGGGAACAAAAACCTCCCACATAGCTTCTCTCACCTTGAGGACCCTAGGAATGGCCCAGCCTTCCTGCATTCCTtaaccccatctttttttttttttaaagatttttatttatttatttatttgacagagatcacaagtaggcagagaggcaggaagagagagaggaggaagcaggctccctgctgagcagagagcctgatgtggggctctatcccaggaccctgagatcatgacctgagctgaaggcagaggcttaacccactgagccacccaggcgccccttgacccCATCTATTAAGTCTAACTATGACCCTCTCCAAAGGGTCTGGGACTGACGCCCTGAAGTCAGGATGTGGACCAAAAAAAGGACTGGATCCTCTaggtagttaaaaaaaatctcaaacaggCTGCTCAAGAAGAGGGAAGATTGCAACCCAAACTACTCAGACTGTTGATTCTAAACAGCCAAATTTCTTCACTGTGGCTGTGTAAACCTCAGCTTGGTTGGACTTGAACAGGGttcctcacccccccccccggggtcGGGGGGAGATGTCTGGGAGGCCAGGTTGGCCCCtggccctgggagcccagggaaaTACACAATCTGCTGCTGATTTCCCTTATAGTTCTCTTTAAAGTCCACAGCCAAGTGTAGATTTCTGCATGCCCTTGTTAATTGTCTCTCCCCTCACCCTGGGGACTGGAGGTTGAGAGAGTCCCCTGAATTCTCAGACAGATCCAACCCCCAGGAGGGATTCAGAACAAATCTTGTGCTGGTGGCTGCACCGCTGAGACCACACTGAAACCGCTGGGAGCACCTCatgctccttcccctgcctcccgCAAACACCCGGAGAGCTTCCTCTTAGTGAAGACCATCCTCCTCACTCTGCCAGGCTCTCCCAGAACCCTTTAATGACAGGTGCTCCTCCACCCACACCTGCTTCACCCACCCTGGCCAGAGCCAGCTCCCCCGCGGTCCAGGGCTTTGGGATCTCCGGCAGCGCAAAAATGCAGAACCGACGCAACGCCGGAGcgcctttgtttcttctttatttgcgGATATAATTATGTACCGCACTCTAAATtagagatagatttttttttctgatatacaTTTCATCTTATTCACCACGAGCACACCACACGCACAGTAGAACAGTTCCACAACCTGATAAATTGCACAAGATGAGTTTGGATTCCTGAAAACCAGCAGGCAAGCCGGCCCTGCCTCGGCTTCTCGCCTCCCTGCTTCGCCGAAGGAAATTGCCCACCCGAAACGGATTTCCCGGCCAGCCTTTCCCTCCGCAGGGTTGAAATGTCTCTGGAATGGGAAGCGCTCTTGCTGGAAATGGCTGGACGCTGCAGATTCCGAGCACTGGATGGCTGTGAAATGTCCCCCCAAGGTCAAGTTTCTGCGCCTGCGAGCTGcgacccctctccctcccttccctacccGCTTCGGTGTCAGGGACCAAGAGTCGGGGTCCCCGCGGGAAGGACAGAGAGCCTGGCCCACAAGTTCGCCCCGGCCTCCCCCAGAAACTAGGGTGTTGTGGAAAGGAAAGGACAACAGAAACGCAGACGCGATGGATTGTGGATTCCTatcccctcccacccaccccccatccccgaTAATCAGAAACTAGGAACCAGAGATGTTGTTTAAAGCTCGGCTTCCCAAGCGCGGCGGCAGGGCGCacagggctggtgggggtgggaggggagggtgggaagagcGCGGGAGAACCCGAGCCCGGGCGCCCTAGTCCTCCGCGTTGGTTCGGTAGGCCTCGATGAGGCCCTCCAGCGAGTGCACGAAGCCGGACACACTGCAGATGCCACCGATGACGAAGATGGCGACATCGAAGAAGACTTGGTGCCACAGCAGCTTGCGCCAGAGCAGGCGCAGGTGGAAGAGGCTGGGCAGCAGGAAGCAGAGCCCGGCGCCCGTGAGACTGCCGGTGAGACCCATAAGCAGCGCGAAGTGCGGCACGTAGATGGCCATGAGCAGCGTGAAGACAACGAGCGCACAGCGCAGCGTCAGCCCCCACGATTTGAGGCGCCCGTCGCCGCCGTAGCAGGCGGGGAAGAAGGCGCGGCTGCCTTCCTGGAAGAGCGACTTCTCCAGCACCTCGACAGCAGCGAAGAAGGGCAGCGGGTAGGACAACAGCGCTTTGGCCACCAGGAAGATGTTCACCACGGCACGGATGGAGCCAGGCAGGTTATCCGTGATGACTTCCTTGGTCTCGTCGGCCCAGGTGAGGTAGGCGACCAGCGCGAAGAGGCCTTTGAGCACGCAGGCGGCGATGTGTGTCCAGTTCATCATGCAGTGGAACTCGCTGGGCTGCTGCATGTTGCCCTCCAGCGAAGGCAGGAAGATCTGGGACGTGTAGCTGAACACGATGATGCCGATGGAGATGGGAAACTTCTTGACATCGATGTAGAACTTGACCTTCTCCCAGGCCCAGTCGCGTGCCCGCGAGAGGCAGTAGGCGATGACCAGGATGTTGATGACGAAGTGAGCCAAAGTGCACAGCAGGCTGAACTTGGACACCGCCTTGAGGTTCTTAAGGAAGGCGCAGGGCAGCAGCACGGCGGTGGCGATGATGGACCAGGACTTCTGCGACACGGGCAGCCCTGGGAAGCTGTTGTACATGAGGTTGCCGCTGACCACAACGTACAGGATGCAAGTCATCACCAGCTCGATGATCTGCGCTACGTTCACCACGCGGCCTCCCAGCGTGGGGAAGCGCGGGGCGCAGCACGCGTTGGCTATGGCTACGTACGAGTCCCGGACCCGCACCACCTCGCCGTCCTCGTTCTCCTCGTACAGGCAGGCGATGAGGATCTTGCCGGTGTAGCAGCACACCACGGCGGCGAAGATGATGAGGAACAAGCCCAGGTAGCCGCCGTGCAGGATGGCGTAGGGCAGGCCCAGCACGAACATGCCCTGCGGAGTGGAAAGGCGGCGAGACCCGGGTGCTCAGCGACCCCAGCCTTGCCGGAGGGGACCTGGGGGCGTGGCTTAAGGCTGTAGCCGCAAGGGGGCGCTAAGGGGAGAGACATCTGGGCTTAAGCCGCGGGGAGGAGAGGTTAAGAGTAGGCTGGAATGGGGGTGCACCGAGGCCTAATAGGAGAAGCCTGGGAGTCGAgtcagagatggagagggaggtgTTCAAGGCCGCAGCTGAAAGGGAAAGGTGTGCCTGCGGCTGGGAGGTGCGGAGGAGGCTGAGTGTGGGGTCAAGCCGCAAAGAGGGCCTGATATATGGAGAAGGGGCTAGAGCGGTAGAGCTGGGCCTGAGCCATTAAGAAGAAGGGGCGCGGGATTTTAGGTGGGGCTGGAATGAGGTACGGGGAAGCTAATGAGGGCCTATGGCCGACTGGAGAAGGGAACACGAAAGCggcagtgggaggggagagagctaGGGTAGGACGGAAGAGGGGCTGGGGGTGCGCGAACCCGAAGCAGAGGGAGGCAAGAACGGCGGGTATGTGAGGATGCTCGCCAAGGCTTCGGGGAAGTGAGGCCAGAGGCGCGCGGAGTGGGAGTCCTAGGGCAAGGCCTCGGTACCGTGGGAGAGGCTGGGGCCTAAGGAAGGGGCTGAGAGTGGTAGAGACAAGCAGGATAAGgggccccgggggagggggggtggaaCAAGAGTCGCTTTGAATCTAAATCAAGGAGTCAAGCTGCGGACTCGGCGGGCGGACCGTGGAAGGAGGGTTTAGACTctacaaagggaagaaaagctaACGAAATCCAGGGTTCCCGCGGCCTCCTGGCCTCCAGGTTtcctccctggcctccctccgGGCCTACGGAACGGGGGTCTTCAAAGACGCCCCCGGCGAAGGCGCGGGTGGCAAGGAGGTGGCCGCGGTCACTTGCCCGTGGTTCCGCACAGCCGCCTCGCAGGGCCCGGGAGTGGGAGGCGCCTCGGGTCGGACCACTTAGTGCGCAGTGCCCTGCGCGGCCTGGGTCCCCAAAGCAAACCCTCCTAGGCCTTCCGCTCCCGGCAGATCCCTATTGTGCGCCCCAACGACGGCGGGCTCCGGGGACACCTGGGGGACCAAGCCACAGGGCCTTGGGGTTCCTTGGGctgggtcctcctcctcccctcatgCCGCCGCCTGCCCGCCTTCGCCAGCTCCTAGGGTCGTTGTGCAGACTCCAAACCCGCTCCCGGCGGAGTCCGGCGCCGCCTGGTGGGGAGCGGGGCGTTGCGAGTAGGGTGAAGGGGTGGCTGGCCTGGAGACCAGGGGCTGTTTGGAGCAACCGGAGGAGGCTTCTCCAGGGTCACACGCGGAGAAGCCGGTCGCCTCTTTGCGGCGTAGCCGGGATTTCGGGCGAAAAGGGTGAGTCTGTGCACAGGGAGCACGGAGGTACCATAAACTAATTGTGGTAATTGGTATATCACGTATGTGCTTATGTTTGTATACACTTGCATGTCCCTAGTAGGGCTGCACTTGGGAAAATGGGCTAGATCCTGTTTGCATGAATCTGTGCTTGTGTGCAGGTGTATGTTCAAGGTTCGTGTGTGTCTGGTATGTACAGGTATGCgcttgtgtgtggggggtgtgaaGGTACGTTTGAGGATA encodes the following:
- the SLC32A1 gene encoding vesicular inhibitory amino acid transporter → MATLLRSKLSNVATSVSNKSQAKVSGMFARMGFQAATDEEAVGFAHCDDLDFEHRQGLQMDILKTEGEPCGDEGAEPPVEGDIHYQRGGGAPLPPSGSKDQNLGAGGEFGGHDKPKITAWEAGWNVTNAIQGMFVLGLPYAILHGGYLGLFLIIFAAVVCCYTGKILIACLYEENEDGEVVRVRDSYVAIANACCAPRFPTLGGRVVNVAQIIELVMTCILYVVVSGNLMYNSFPGLPVSQKSWSIIATAVLLPCAFLKNLKAVSKFSLLCTLAHFVINILVIAYCLSRARDWAWEKVKFYIDVKKFPISIGIIVFSYTSQIFLPSLEGNMQQPSEFHCMMNWTHIAACVLKGLFALVAYLTWADETKEVITDNLPGSIRAVVNIFLVAKALLSYPLPFFAAVEVLEKSLFQEGSRAFFPACYGGDGRLKSWGLTLRCALVVFTLLMAIYVPHFALLMGLTGSLTGAGLCFLLPSLFHLRLLWRKLLWHQVFFDVAIFVIGGICSVSGFVHSLEGLIEAYRTNAED